Sequence from the Arthrobacter sp. V1I7 genome:
GCTGGACGCGCTCTTGCGCGGCCCGCACTTTGAGCTGGGCACCTCCTGCCTCGTGCCAAGCCACGACCTCCTTGCGCCGACGTTCGATTCCTCGCGGTACTGGCGTGGACCGTCCTGGTTCAACACCGCATGGCTGCTCGTGGAAGCACTGACGGGCCGCGGAGCCGGTGCTGAGGCCAGAGCCTTGGCTTCATCCATGGCCGAACTCGCCGTCCTCAACGACTTCCCCGAGTACGTCGACCCCCACACCGGCGAACCCCATGGCACCAGAATTTTCAGCTGGACGGCCGCGCTGTGCTTGGACCTTCAGACCCGACTTATCGATGGAGAATGACCGCATGACATCCACTGCGACACCCGTCCGGGTAACAGTCTGGAACGAGAACGTACACGAAAGCTCAGAGCCGCAGATCGCCGCGCACTACCCGCACGGCATCCACGGAGCGATCGCCGGAGGCATCGAAGAGATCCTCGGTGACCAGGCCGCGATCCGGACCGCGACACTGTCAGACGACGAACACGGACTGACGGAAGAGGTCCTTGCCTCCACGGACGTCCTCCTGTGGTGGGGCCACATCGCCCACGACCAGGTCTCGGACCATGTGGTCGATCGTGTTCAACGCCACGTCCTCGCAGGCATGGGTCTCATCGTGCTGCATTCAGGACACTTCTCGAAGATTTTCACCCGGTTAATGGGCACCACCTGCTCTCTTCAATGGCGTAACGACGGGGACCGCGAACTGGTCTGGACGACGGCCCCCCACCACCCGATCGCCGCTGGCATCGACGTACCCATCGTCATCGACCGGCACGAAACCTACGGCGAATATTTCGACATCCCCACACCCGACGAGCTGGTCTTCCTCAGTTCCTTCGAAGGCGGGGAAGTCTTCCGATCCGGCGTCACCTTCACCCGCGGCTACGGAAAAATCTTCTACTTCAGCCCAGGCGACCAGAAATACCCCATCTACTACCGTCAACCGATCCGCCAGGTCCTGGCCAACGCCGTCAGGTGGAGCGCGCCCGTGAGGGCCCGCTCGCTCCCATCGCCCGTACACACTGCCCGCATCGGTAACTAATCTCGGCTGCCTCGGAAGAGCTTCCAGCGCCGTCCGTCGCCAGCCTCCCACTAGGGATCCACAGCGACCAGCCGGCTTGATCCTCACCAGGACGGGGACCACCTTTCAAGCATCCAGGGCCCTGCAAATCGTAGGAGCCCGTCCGTTCGTATGCATCGTCCCGGTCCCGTGATGTCGGTTGTCCGGATGACCGTAAATCAGTGTTACCCAGAACAGGAAAGACCAATGATCACTCTTGCCTCCGGGCCTATCTATCACGTCACGGCGGGCGACCCACAGGAGATCGCCGAAAGCCTCGATCTCGCTGAGCAATTAGCCCAAGAGCAGGCCCTCAAGGAGGGCGTGCGCGGGATCCTCGTGACGCGCCACGGGCCGAACTCGTTCACGGTGGCTCTGAGCGCTGACGTCCCCTATGGAACCACTCTGGAACGCGAGATCGGGTAGGACCATGGCAGCGTCAATCCCGATATTGGGGACGGGCGACCCCGGACATTGCCTGAAGCGTCACCGCCCGCGGCAGGTGGAGTCGGCCGATTCTGACCCGAGACCGAACCAAACATGGAAGAGGACTCGCATGTTGCCTGCGGCGTTACGTCAATACGCCCCCTCCCGAGTGATGCAGTGCCCTGCCGCCGTTGGGAACGTCACTTCGCGGCCGCCGGCGGGTAAGGTCTCCACGTCGCTTAATGCGGACCAGGTTCGGACAAAACAGGACGGTCGACGGTTGCTGACCGTCCTGTCCCTCAAGGTTTCCCCGGCGGCCTCAGTACTCCTGCCTTTCGTGTTCGGCGACCCGGCGAACCCCAAGCGTTACCAGGCGTGTGTTATCCGTCCGACACCGCTGCAAGAGTCTCCTGAGCCTCAAGGTCGTCGGCAGACGCAGTTCGGTCAGAGGCGGCCAGGGACCGGGACTGGAGGGCATCGTGCGTCCGATGGATGACTGCATGGCGCAGGTGCCGGCGAACCAGGAAATCACAGCGCGTCTTGACCACCTGTTCGCCACCCGGACGTTGCTCACAGCTTTTCAGCCGATCTGTCATTTGGGAACCGGCGAGATTGTCGGCACCGAGGCGCTGACTCGCTTCGTTAGTTCGCCGGAGACGCCTCCGGGCCGATGGTTCGTCGAGGCCGATTCAATCGGGCGTGGCACCGAACTCGAATTTCTTGCATTGGAAACGGCCTTGCTGGCTGCAGCGGATCTCCCTGCCCACCTCTATGTTGCCGTCAATCTCTCCCCCGCAGCATGCCTTGACCCGAGGCTGAACGACATAGTGAGGGATTCCGGTCTGAAGCACCGACGAATGGTTCTGGAGCTGACCGAACGCTCAGCGGTCGAAGACTACGGATGCCTCTCCGCAGCGCTCGACCCGCTCAGAAGCGCAGGCATACGCATATCTATAGACGATGTGGGCGCCGGGTTTTCCTCCATGCGCCACATCCTGAGGCTCAGCCCAGAGCTGGTCAAACTCGACCGGACACTCATTGCGGGAATAGACAAGGAGCCCAACCAGAAAGCCCTGTGCGCGGCGATGCTCAGCTTCGCGTCACAAATCGGGGCAAGCCTGGTCGCCGAGGGCATCGAAACCCACGCAGAACTCTCCACCGTTACCGCACTGGGAGTTCACGCCGGCCAAGGCTACCTCTTGGGACGACCTTCCGTGCTTCCTGCGGACTGGTCCCATTGGACACCGCGGAACCGGTCGTCATCGAATGAAAATACATACGCGCAAGATGGGGTCGGGTAACCGAACACGTCATGACACGTCGACCCCCATCATTCCCGTCCGAAAAGAACAACAGAAAGAAAGAATCACCGAACCCGCCCGGCGGCAGTCTGGACGACGCCGACACTGGAGGCAACAAGTGAACATCACAGCCACACCCTCCACCTTTGGGCCGGGCGGTGGCCGACCTCAGCGTGGCCAATGCCCCATGCCATCCCTTCATTTCTTATTTGCAGCAGTATCTAACGGGCGGTCCGACCGCCGGAGGAGTCAAACAGTAGTGACCATAGCACCAAGCGTTCAGTGGATCCTGTCCGGCTTCGGCGACGAGATCGATGATGACCCCGTAGTCCAGATCGCCGTGCTGCAGGCATTGGGAGCCAACTACATTGAAGTCCGCAGCGCCTGGGGCACCAACATCGTGGACCTCGACGATGACCAGCTCGCCCGGTTGAAGGCACTGCTTGAGAGTGCCGGCATGAAGGTCTCCGCCATTGCCTCACCCATCGGCAAGGTCGATGTGACACTGCCCGTGGAGCACGAAGTAGAGCGGCTGCGCCGGACAGCCAGGGCTGCAAAGGTCCTCGACGCCCGCTACATCCGCATCTTCTCTTTCTTCTACGGAGAGGGCGTGGCCGTCGAGACGATCCGAGACGCCGTCATGGAACGCATGCGGGTGTTGGCTACCGTCGCCGAACAGAGCGGGATCGTCCTGCTGCACGAAAACGAAAAGGGCATCTTCGGGGACATCCCGGAGCGTGTTTTGGACATCATGGAAACTGTCGCGTCTCCTGCACTGAAGATCGCCTGGGATGCCGCCAACTTTGTCCAGGTAGGCGTCAAGCCCTTCGCGGAGGGCTACCCCAAGCTGCGTCCACACCTCGAGTATCTTCAGGTCAAGGATGCACGGTTTGCTGATGGCGTCGTCGTTCCTTCCGGCGAAGGCGATGGTGACCTGCTCAGTACGGTCGAGGCACTCAAAGCCGACGGCTACACCGGCTTCGCAAGCCTAGAGCCGCACCTGAGCGGCGCCCACGGTCTGGGCGGCTACTCCGGACCGACGGCGTTCGGCCTGGCAGCCCGCGCCTTTGCCAAGGTCGTTGCTGCGGCAGGGGTGGGAACCAAATGAGCGCAGCTGCCGAAGCCAAGACCCCAAACCAGCAACAGCCAATCCTTAAAGCGGCGATCGCCGGCTGTGGCGTCATCGGCCGCACCCACGCCAATGCAGTCCACGCGATCCCGGAACTGCACGTGACCGCGCTCGTGGATGACATCGCAGAGGCAGCGGAGTCCCTGGCCCAATCAATCGAAGACAACGGCTCGGCCCGTCCTGGCACCTTCCGCACCCTCACAGAAGCGTTCACCGGCGCCGAGGTCGACGTGGTCATCCTGGCTACCCCCAGCGGACTTCACATCCATCAGGCACTGGAGGTGCTCGATGCCGGCAAGCACGTCGTAATCGAGAAACCATTGGACGTCTCCATGGACCGCTCATGCGACATTCTTGCCGCAGCAAAGGCAGCTGAGGCCAAGGGCCTCGTGGCGAGCGTCATCAGCCAGCACCGGTTCGACCCTGCCAGCATTGTTGTCGACGAAGCCCGGCGCAAGGGCCGCTTCGGCCGCCTAACATCCGCCATCGCGTCGGTGAGCTGGTGGCGCAGCCAGGACTACTACGATTCCGGCGCCTGGCGCGGCACCTGGGCGATGGACGGCGGTGGCGCCGTGATGAACCAGGGCGTCCACACCGTGGATCTGCTCCTATGGTTCCTCGGACGCCCCGTCGAAATCAGCGCCAAGACTGCGCTCCTTGCCCATGAAGACGTCGAAGTCGAAGACACGGCAGTAGCGACGCTGACGTTCGAGTCCGGTGCGCTTGCCGTGCTGCACGCCACCACAGCGGCGTACCCAGGCTTGACCGTGCGGCTGCAGGTGATGGGGAGCAAAGGCTCGGCGGTCATCGACAATGACCATCTGGAGTACTTCCATGCCTCCGATGCCGCACCCGGTGTCGATGGCGGCACCATGGGGCTGCTCGGCGGGGGCAACCAAGCCCCTGACGAACTGGCAAAGTTCCCCGTCCAGCCGGAGGACGAGAATCTCGATCCAACCGTGTACCCTGCGGGACACATCCGCCAATACCGGGACATCGTCGACGCGATCCAAGCAGACCGGCCCGCCGGCGTCACCATCCGTGACGCTGTCACCGCGTTGGCGACAGTGCGTGCGCTGTATGCTTCCGCCACAATCGGACAGCCGGTTCTGATCGACGATGTCCTCGCCGGCAAGTACGACCATGTAGAACCCAGGACAGGAAGCAACCGCTTTGAGGACGTCCAGGCCTGAAATTCCACCTCACCGCCTCTGCGCTTGCGCTGTCGCCTGTCGCCCGGCAGACCGATCAGAAGGGCGGTGCTGTGACGCGCCCGGCCGCGTTCGTCAGCACCAGCGCTGGAAAGAACGTACACCTGGCGGAGAGCCTCCACCGACTGGCGTGTCGTGGATGTCCGCACGCCGGTGGGACAGCTTGAGCTCGGCCTGTGAATGGACGGGACGGGATGCGCACCTGATACCGACCACGGCACCGACAACCGAGGGCGGAAGACTCGCTGCCCGGGACCTGATCTTGTCCGGAGCCACCGCCGCCATGTGCTACAACGACCTGCTGGCCATGGCCTCATGCGGGAACTGCAGGCAGCAGCTGTGACGGTACCGGACCACTCCAGCGTAGTCAGATTCAACAACATCTTCGGCGCGGACTTCACCACGTCTGCGCTGACGACGATCGCTTCCCCGTTCAGCGTCTGTAGCGTAGCGGCCTTGGAACAACTGCTGGCGGCCTTTCCGGGGCCGGGTGGAGTTTCCGGCTCGGTGACGCCACTGGGGGGAATCGACCTTGAGGACCAGCTTGCTCGTGCGCGGATCCAGCGGCCGGCTCCTCGCAGCACGGACATAGATGCAGACTTGCCACCCCCGATCGGGCCTTCCTTACTGGAACGTGTCCAGGAACTGCACATCATTTCCCCGCGGGCAGCACGTTTACGCCGCGACGAGCATGCTGAACCGCATGCTGCAACAGTGCCCGGGCAGTCCCATTGCCGGCCCTCATTAGTAAGGAACCGTTGTGCGCGTACTCATTGCCCCTGATAAGTTCAAAGGCTCACTTTCCGGGATGGAGGCAGCGAAGGCGATGGCTGCCGGCGTCCATGACATTCTGCCCGGTGCCCAGCTGACGCAGCTGCCCGTTGCCGACGGCGGCGAAGGAACGCTGGAGGCTGTACTTGTGAGCGGCGGAATAAGACACACCGCATGCGTTCAAAATCCCCTGGGGGCGCCGGTGATCGCTGAATGGGCGCTGCTCGGTAGTACAGCCGTGATCGAATCTGCCCGAGCGAGCGGGTTGGCCCATATCTACCCAACGTTGGAATCTGCCGGTAACTCGCACAGTTTCGGAACCGGGCAGCTAATAGTCGAAGCACTTAACGCGGGGGCAACCGAGATAGTGGTGGGGCTGGGCGGATCGGCCATGACGGACGGCGGATCCGGGGCGCTTCGCGCTTTGGGCCTGCGGGTGTTGGACATCCACGGAACTGACATTCCGATGGGGGGCGCCCATCTTACATCCGCCGCGTCGCTCATCGTTGACGGGGTGGACCATCGGCTGCGCCGGACCCCGCTCCGCCTGGCTGTGGACGTGAACAACCCTCTCCATGGTCCCGACGGAGCCGCCCATGTCTTTGGCGCCCAGAAAGGGGCCGACACGAGAGTCCGCGCGGACCTCGATGCAGGGCTGCGGCACTGGGCCAATCTCCTCAGGGACAGCACAGGCATTGACGTCCAGTCGCCCGGCGCCGGCGCCGCTGGCGGATTCCCGGCGGCGTTCATGGCGCTGGCCGGTGCCACTCTCGAACGGGGATTTGACGTAGTGGCCGAAGTACTTGATCTCCAGGCAGCCATTGAGTCGGCGGACTTGGTACTCACAGGGGAAGGCTCACTGGACGAGCAGTCCCGCTTCGGTAAAGCGCCGATGGGAGTGGCGGACCGCTCCCATGCCCTTGGGCTGCCCGTCGTGGCAATCGCCGGGCGCATCAGGCTAATCGCTGAGGAGCTGGCCAGCCACGGAATCGTGGCGTTTGGGAGTGTGGAGAACGTGGCTCCCTCATCGGAGGCAGGGTTCATTGAAGCAGCTACTTATGCTCGTCAGGCCACCAGGGACGCCCTGTCCGGGCTCAATCTTCGGACCACAGCGGCTCAGCCTGGCCCGGCGATCAGAACTTAGTCCTTGGCGCGGAAGGCGGCATCGAAGCTGGTCTGCGATACGGGGAAGTCGTACTTTTTGAGCGCGGCGAGGGCTTCCGGAGCTCCGTGCAGGCGGTCCATGCCGGCGTCCTCCCATTCGATGGAGATGGGGCCGTCGTAGCCGATGGCGGCCAGGGCGCGGAAGGAGGATTCCCACGGCACGTCCCCGCGGCCGGCCGAGACGAAGTGCCAGCCGCGGCGCGGGTCGCCCCAGGGCAGGTGTGAGCCCAGGACGGTGTTCCGGCCGGTGGGGCGGAGCTTGGTGTCTTTGCAGTCCACGTGGTAGATCCGGTCTTTGAAGTCCCAGATGAAGGAGACCGGGTCGATGCCCTGCCACATGAAGTGGGACGGGTCCCAGTTCAGGCCGAACGCGGGACGGTGGCCGATCGCCTCGAGGGTCCGGACGGTGGTCCAGTAGTCGTAGGCGATCTCGGAGGGGTGGACCTCGTGCGCGAAGCGGACGCCGCATTCGTCGAAGACGTCCAGGATCGGGTTCCAGCGGTCCGCGAAGTCTTGGTAGCCGGCGTCGATCACCGCGGCGGGCACGGGCGGGAACATCGTCACGTACTGCCAGATGGAGGAGCCGGTGAACCCGACAACGGTATCCACGCCGAGGGCCTTGGCCAGCCGGGCGGTCTGCTGCATTTCCTCCGCGGCGCGTGTGCGGACGCCCTCGGGGTCGCCGTCGCCCCACACCTTGGCCCCCACAATGGCCTCGTGCCGGAAGTCGATCGGGTCGTCGCACACGGCCTGGCCCTTGAGGTGGTTGGAGATGGCCCAGACCTTGAGGTTGTATTTCTCCAGCACGGCGAGTTTGGACTCGACGTAGCCGGGCTCGTCCCAGCGCCAGGCGTCCAGGTGGTCGCCGGAGACGGCGATTTCCAGACCGTCGTAGCCCCAGCCGGAGGCCAGGCGCGCAACTTCCTCGAACGGGAGGTCGGCCCACTGGCCGGTGAACAGGGTGTAAGGGCGGGGCATCTCAGGCTCCTTCGGGAACGGCGGTGGGGGCGGCGGTTACGTGGAAGCCATCCAGCTGGACCACCGAGCTCTGGGTCGCGGCGCTTGTTGTAGTCGCCGCCGGCTCCGGGTTCGATCTTATTACTGTCCCCACCGAGCGCGCATGCCCGTGCGGCGAGCTTGCAAGGTCAAGATTCTTCCGAGAAGTCCAAGACCACCTGGAGTGCCTGCTGGGGGTTGCTTGAGATCCAAGCTAAAGCCGGTTCCGCACCTCCGGCCAGGGCCAATCGATTGATTGCCGCGATAAGAAGCTCACCGACAAAGTGGCGCGCAAACCCTCCAAAACCCCACTCCGGATGACCTTGGGGCTCCACCGATTCCCCGTTGGCGAAGGACTTCGGGTGCGTCCCGGCGCAGAAGGCCCGGCTTGCACCGGTCAGCACGCGACCCGGACGTCGCGATCAGCCGCCAGTTGTGGCCGAGGGCGGCGTTCACCGCGTTCAAGGACCGCAGGCGGTTCAGCAGTACTAGCGCGACATTATCAAGGACCTCGTAGAGGACGACATCATCCTGCGTCGGGTGACAGGGCGGGTCATTGACGGTCTCCTTCTACTACCTCTGCGGGCAGCT
This genomic interval carries:
- a CDS encoding ThuA domain-containing protein, producing MTSTATPVRVTVWNENVHESSEPQIAAHYPHGIHGAIAGGIEEILGDQAAIRTATLSDDEHGLTEEVLASTDVLLWWGHIAHDQVSDHVVDRVQRHVLAGMGLIVLHSGHFSKIFTRLMGTTCSLQWRNDGDRELVWTTAPHHPIAAGIDVPIVIDRHETYGEYFDIPTPDELVFLSSFEGGEVFRSGVTFTRGYGKIFYFSPGDQKYPIYYRQPIRQVLANAVRWSAPVRARSLPSPVHTARIGN
- a CDS encoding EAL domain-containing protein; the encoded protein is MAQVPANQEITARLDHLFATRTLLTAFQPICHLGTGEIVGTEALTRFVSSPETPPGRWFVEADSIGRGTELEFLALETALLAAADLPAHLYVAVNLSPAACLDPRLNDIVRDSGLKHRRMVLELTERSAVEDYGCLSAALDPLRSAGIRISIDDVGAGFSSMRHILRLSPELVKLDRTLIAGIDKEPNQKALCAAMLSFASQIGASLVAEGIETHAELSTVTALGVHAGQGYLLGRPSVLPADWSHWTPRNRSSSNENTYAQDGVG
- a CDS encoding sugar phosphate isomerase/epimerase, with the translated sequence MTIAPSVQWILSGFGDEIDDDPVVQIAVLQALGANYIEVRSAWGTNIVDLDDDQLARLKALLESAGMKVSAIASPIGKVDVTLPVEHEVERLRRTARAAKVLDARYIRIFSFFYGEGVAVETIRDAVMERMRVLATVAEQSGIVLLHENEKGIFGDIPERVLDIMETVASPALKIAWDAANFVQVGVKPFAEGYPKLRPHLEYLQVKDARFADGVVVPSGEGDGDLLSTVEALKADGYTGFASLEPHLSGAHGLGGYSGPTAFGLAARAFAKVVAAAGVGTK
- a CDS encoding Gfo/Idh/MocA family protein, with amino-acid sequence MSAAAEAKTPNQQQPILKAAIAGCGVIGRTHANAVHAIPELHVTALVDDIAEAAESLAQSIEDNGSARPGTFRTLTEAFTGAEVDVVILATPSGLHIHQALEVLDAGKHVVIEKPLDVSMDRSCDILAAAKAAEAKGLVASVISQHRFDPASIVVDEARRKGRFGRLTSAIASVSWWRSQDYYDSGAWRGTWAMDGGGAVMNQGVHTVDLLLWFLGRPVEISAKTALLAHEDVEVEDTAVATLTFESGALAVLHATTAAYPGLTVRLQVMGSKGSAVIDNDHLEYFHASDAAPGVDGGTMGLLGGGNQAPDELAKFPVQPEDENLDPTVYPAGHIRQYRDIVDAIQADRPAGVTIRDAVTALATVRALYASATIGQPVLIDDVLAGKYDHVEPRTGSNRFEDVQA
- a CDS encoding glycerate kinase, encoding MRVLIAPDKFKGSLSGMEAAKAMAAGVHDILPGAQLTQLPVADGGEGTLEAVLVSGGIRHTACVQNPLGAPVIAEWALLGSTAVIESARASGLAHIYPTLESAGNSHSFGTGQLIVEALNAGATEIVVGLGGSAMTDGGSGALRALGLRVLDIHGTDIPMGGAHLTSAASLIVDGVDHRLRRTPLRLAVDVNNPLHGPDGAAHVFGAQKGADTRVRADLDAGLRHWANLLRDSTGIDVQSPGAGAAGGFPAAFMALAGATLERGFDVVAEVLDLQAAIESADLVLTGEGSLDEQSRFGKAPMGVADRSHALGLPVVAIAGRIRLIAEELASHGIVAFGSVENVAPSSEAGFIEAATYARQATRDALSGLNLRTTAAQPGPAIRT
- a CDS encoding sugar phosphate isomerase/epimerase, with amino-acid sequence MPRPYTLFTGQWADLPFEEVARLASGWGYDGLEIAVSGDHLDAWRWDEPGYVESKLAVLEKYNLKVWAISNHLKGQAVCDDPIDFRHEAIVGAKVWGDGDPEGVRTRAAEEMQQTARLAKALGVDTVVGFTGSSIWQYVTMFPPVPAAVIDAGYQDFADRWNPILDVFDECGVRFAHEVHPSEIAYDYWTTVRTLEAIGHRPAFGLNWDPSHFMWQGIDPVSFIWDFKDRIYHVDCKDTKLRPTGRNTVLGSHLPWGDPRRGWHFVSAGRGDVPWESSFRALAAIGYDGPISIEWEDAGMDRLHGAPEALAALKKYDFPVSQTSFDAAFRAKD